The Lampris incognitus isolate fLamInc1 chromosome 7, fLamInc1.hap2, whole genome shotgun sequence genome window below encodes:
- the cbln18 gene encoding cerebellin 18 codes for MSSTFDIMREAALSLDSPLPCHNYNCDCAYKHQRGCCCVANQVNALEEATFVRMVGLWEQLSRLQDDVAELTDNTQIAFTAVMAPMLQDNCFGPFTTNVTIPYTSIILNQGYGYNPTLGIFTAPRSGIYVFSFTAYSNVGDPEGRLYHKVQLMKNGQVVASMWEDNREDMEDSGTQVVLVALRRGGQAYMQLLSGRNLCGDTRGDNIFSGHFLYPYEEE; via the exons ATGTCCAGCACCTTTGACATCATGAGGGAGGCCGCTC tCAGCCTGGACAGTCCTCTGCCCTGTCACAACTACAACTGTGACTGCGCCTACAAGCACCAGCGGGGCTGCTGCTGCGTGGCGAACCAGGTGAACGCTCTTGAAGAGGCCACCTTTGTGAGGATGGTCGGGCTGTGGGAGCAGCTTTCCAGACTGCAGGATGATGTAGCGGAGCTTACAg ATAACACTCAGATAGCCTTCACAGCTGTCATGGCTCCCATGCTCCAAGATAACTGCTTTGGTCCCTTCACTACGAATGTCACCATTCCCTATACCTCCATCATCCTCAATCAAGGCTATGGTTATAACCCTACTCTGG GTATCTTCACTGCTCCCCGCTCCGGTATCTACGTCTTCTCCTTCACTGCCTACTCCAATGTGGGGGACCCCGAAGGGCGCCTCTACCATAAG GTCCAGCTGATGAAGAACGGCCAGGTGGTGGCATCGATGTGGGAGGACAACCGGGAGGACATGGAGGACAGTGGTACTCAG GTGGTGTTGGTGGCTCTACGGCGAGGTGGCCAGGCATACATGCAGCTGTTGTCTGGCAGGAACCTTTGTGGGGACACCAGAGGGGACAACATCTTCTCCGGACACTTCCTTTACCCCTATGAAGAAGAGTAG